A single Candidatus Zixiibacteriota bacterium DNA region contains:
- a CDS encoding TolC family protein: MGRRRRTMFIGAVAAVVLVAGVSTVSAEVLTLEQCIQIALERDGSQAYGLPLARAGYHEAGQGIWSAWGGLLPTLSHGYGYQYQKLPSTSIYDPTTGQFVGSAGGSSSAWSTNFSLNHELFDGGANAYRVALAYHNRAAQRERLRGTENALIFGVKSGYFGLLKADRLVAVEDAAVRRAEQFHKTIQSKYELGSASLSEVLKAKVQLGSVQLELLRRQNEVEKARAQLNTVLNRPVDEPLEIADVGDAEPDVPPYEEALARAMKAAPDVLAARASLRAAKDDVGIARATFFPTFSWGLTRSFTPERRDDLLKFDGRDGTWSARASLSFALFNAFHYKTALSNARVNLKYTRESVDQTERATALAVKEQHLGVQLASEARRLADETEASAQEDFNLAQEKYNLGAATILDLLDAQVSLTQAQTDKVNALFDYYVAVAGLENAMGGGQ, from the coding sequence ATGGGACGACGGCGACGGACAATGTTCATCGGGGCCGTGGCAGCAGTGGTATTGGTGGCGGGGGTCTCAACTGTTTCGGCGGAGGTGCTGACCCTCGAGCAGTGTATACAGATTGCCCTGGAGCGGGACGGATCGCAGGCATACGGCCTGCCCCTAGCGCGCGCCGGCTATCACGAAGCGGGGCAGGGGATCTGGTCGGCCTGGGGCGGCCTGTTGCCGACGCTGTCGCACGGATATGGGTACCAGTATCAGAAACTCCCCAGTACGTCAATCTATGACCCGACGACGGGACAGTTCGTCGGGTCGGCCGGCGGCTCGTCGTCCGCGTGGTCCACCAACTTCTCGTTGAACCACGAGTTGTTCGATGGCGGCGCCAACGCCTATCGCGTCGCTCTGGCCTATCATAACCGCGCCGCCCAACGCGAACGGCTGCGTGGAACAGAGAATGCGCTGATCTTCGGCGTGAAGTCCGGCTACTTCGGCTTGCTGAAGGCTGACCGACTTGTCGCCGTGGAAGACGCCGCCGTGCGCCGCGCCGAACAGTTCCACAAGACGATCCAGAGCAAATACGAGCTGGGATCGGCATCGCTCTCGGAGGTCCTCAAGGCCAAGGTGCAGCTTGGTAGCGTCCAGTTGGAGTTGTTGCGGCGCCAGAACGAGGTGGAAAAGGCGCGGGCGCAACTCAATACGGTCTTGAACCGTCCGGTGGATGAACCACTGGAGATCGCCGACGTGGGCGATGCGGAGCCGGACGTCCCTCCCTACGAAGAAGCCTTGGCCCGGGCGATGAAGGCCGCGCCGGATGTTTTGGCAGCCCGCGCCTCGTTGCGCGCGGCCAAGGACGACGTCGGTATTGCCCGCGCCACGTTCTTCCCGACCTTCTCATGGGGACTCACGCGCTCCTTCACGCCCGAGCGGCGGGATGATCTGCTGAAGTTCGACGGTCGCGATGGAACATGGTCGGCTCGCGCCTCCCTGTCATTTGCGTTGTTCAACGCGTTTCACTACAAAACCGCCCTGTCGAACGCGCGCGTGAACCTCAAGTACACGCGCGAATCGGTCGACCAAACGGAGCGCGCAACGGCCCTGGCAGTCAAAGAGCAGCATCTGGGGGTCCAACTCGCGAGTGAGGCGCGACGGCTGGCGGACGAGACCGAGGCCTCGGCGCAGGAGGATTTCAACCTGGCGCAGGAGAAGTACAACCTCGGTGCGGCCACGATTCTCGATCTTCTTGACGCCCAGGTCTCCCTGACTCAGGCACAGACCGACAAGGTCAACGCGCTGTTTGACTACTATGTCGCCGTCGCGGGACTGGAGAATGCCATGGGCGGGGGGCAGTAG
- a CDS encoding efflux RND transporter periplasmic adaptor subunit — translation MKTGRKKKKWFIIGGIVLVVVILVVVNLTRSSEKTTKVKTANVKEGKLTALVTASGKVKARTQVKISANVSGEVVSLPVVEGQAVRKGDLLAQIQPKQYEAEVRQSEAGLQAAQANLDLEDASAREAALVNERQKALYEKDLTSKEVYDAARTRHETAQASLSAAQARLQQAKAALDQAKERLAYTTIRSPIDGYITDLPTEIGEIVMGSLNYQASVIMVVSDLSEIEVEVEVDETDISDVALGQTAKIKLDAEPDTSFQGRVTEIGNTAKMSGLGTQDQVTNFMVTVLMTDSVPDVKPGMSATCEITTGQRDSALKVPIGAIVLRDEEMLKKAGEKKGESESTGSLAVSEAAAAGNGDSAAAQEDDKEETKKKPLEGVFVLRDGRAVFVRVATGIADQQNIEVTSGLRKDDEIIVGPFRTLRELQDGSKVVAEKEGKGPGSKGTERDAS, via the coding sequence ATGAAGACGGGTCGAAAGAAGAAGAAATGGTTCATTATCGGGGGCATTGTTCTGGTCGTCGTGATTCTCGTGGTCGTGAATCTCACGCGTTCCTCCGAGAAGACGACCAAAGTGAAGACCGCCAACGTGAAGGAGGGGAAGCTGACGGCTCTGGTGACCGCGTCCGGCAAGGTCAAGGCGCGCACCCAGGTCAAGATCTCCGCCAACGTCTCCGGCGAAGTCGTCAGTCTACCGGTGGTCGAAGGGCAGGCCGTTCGCAAAGGTGACTTGCTGGCGCAAATTCAGCCCAAACAATACGAGGCCGAGGTGCGACAGTCCGAGGCCGGCCTGCAGGCGGCCCAAGCCAACCTCGATCTCGAGGATGCCAGCGCGCGCGAAGCGGCTCTGGTCAATGAGCGCCAGAAAGCGCTGTATGAAAAGGACCTGACGTCCAAGGAGGTGTACGACGCGGCCCGGACGCGTCATGAGACGGCACAGGCGTCGTTGTCCGCGGCCCAGGCGCGGTTGCAGCAGGCCAAGGCCGCCCTCGATCAGGCGAAGGAGCGGCTCGCCTACACGACGATCCGCTCTCCCATCGACGGTTACATCACGGATCTCCCGACCGAGATTGGCGAGATTGTGATGGGTTCGCTCAACTATCAGGCCTCGGTCATCATGGTCGTCTCCGACCTATCCGAGATCGAAGTCGAAGTCGAAGTCGACGAGACGGACATTTCCGATGTCGCCTTGGGCCAAACGGCGAAGATCAAGCTCGATGCCGAGCCGGATACATCGTTTCAGGGGCGCGTGACCGAGATCGGCAACACCGCCAAGATGTCGGGCCTCGGGACCCAGGATCAGGTTACCAACTTCATGGTCACGGTCCTGATGACCGACAGCGTTCCCGATGTCAAGCCGGGAATGAGTGCGACCTGTGAGATTACGACCGGTCAGCGCGACAGTGCGCTCAAGGTGCCGATCGGTGCCATCGTGCTCCGCGACGAGGAGATGCTGAAAAAGGCCGGGGAGAAGAAGGGGGAGAGCGAGTCGACGGGCAGTCTGGCGGTGTCCGAGGCGGCCGCCGCCGGCAATGGCGACAGCGCTGCCGCCCAAGAGGACGACAAGGAAGAGACGAAGAAGAAGCCGCTCGAAGGCGTCTTTGTCCTGCGCGATGGTCGTGCGGTCTTCGTGCGTGTGGCGACCGGCATCGCCGACCAACAGAATATCGAGGTCACCTCCGGACTCCGGAAGGACGATGAGATCATCGTCGGGCCGTTCCGCACGCTGCGCGAGTTGCAGGACGGCAGCAAGGTGGTCGCAGAAAAAGAGGGAAAGGGCCCCGGCTCCAAGGGTACAGAGCGCGACGCCTCCTGA
- a CDS encoding ABC transporter ATP-binding protein, translated as MLIRTQDLWKTYRVGAEEVHALRGVSVAIAKGEYVAIMGPSGSGKSTLMNLVGCLDTPTRGTYELNGRQVASMNDDELAYIRNKEIGFVFQTFNLLPRATALHNVELPLIYNGTSAEQRIDMARHALETVDLADRMAHRPNELSGGQRQRVAIARALVNSPSLILADEPTGNLDTKTGLEIMALFDRLHGAGNTIIIVTHEHDVAQYANRVIHIRDGQVEREESGRHKAA; from the coding sequence ATGTTGATTCGCACACAGGATTTGTGGAAGACTTATCGCGTCGGCGCCGAGGAGGTGCACGCCTTGCGCGGCGTCTCAGTGGCCATCGCCAAGGGGGAGTACGTGGCGATCATGGGTCCCTCCGGATCAGGCAAGTCGACGTTGATGAACCTGGTCGGATGTCTGGATACGCCGACGCGCGGGACGTATGAGCTCAATGGCCGGCAGGTGGCGTCGATGAATGACGACGAGCTGGCATACATTCGCAACAAGGAAATCGGCTTCGTCTTCCAGACGTTCAACCTCCTGCCGCGCGCCACGGCGCTCCACAACGTGGAATTGCCGCTCATCTACAACGGCACGTCGGCCGAGCAGCGCATCGATATGGCCCGACACGCGCTGGAGACCGTCGACCTGGCCGACCGCATGGCCCACCGCCCGAATGAACTTTCGGGCGGGCAGAGGCAACGTGTGGCCATCGCCCGCGCCCTGGTCAACAGTCCCTCGCTGATACTCGCCGATGAGCCGACCGGAAACCTGGACACCAAGACCGGACTGGAGATTATGGCCCTGTTCGATCGTCTGCATGGTGCCGGAAACACGATCATCATTGTCACGCACGAGCACGACGTCGCCCAGTACGCCAACCGCGTGATCCACATCCGCGACGGCCAGGTCGAGCGCGAAGAGTCCGGCCGTCATAAGGCGGCGTAA
- a CDS encoding ABC transporter permease, producing MRQFFESARIALAALWANKLRSILTLVGVIIGVMTIIAIVSLITGMNQYVAAQISSLGGSTFIIEREGLITSEEQWLATFKRKKLTVADMEAIANSCTNCQAVGGRLITVRQVKYGNRFLDDVYIMGSTANFPAIVDFDIENGHYPTESDNEHRRPVAFIGYDLIDNLFPGISHLGGTIKVSGQEYTVIGNGNRRGSSFGQSRDNYVIIPLSVFEKQFGTRRSLDIFVKAYDYERLPAAQDEARVVMRARHKLAYDKEDDFGMYTAGDIMSIWENFSRGAFIVMIGISSIALVVGGIVIMNIMLVSVTERTREIGIRKAIGARKANIMWQFLSESLTLAIVGGAIGVAGGVAAGWGLAKLSGLPMGIELWSIIAGIGVSGGVGTLFGVYPAMKAARLDPIEALRYE from the coding sequence ATGAGGCAGTTCTTCGAAAGCGCCCGCATCGCCTTGGCCGCCCTCTGGGCCAACAAGCTGCGGTCGATTCTCACGCTCGTCGGCGTGATCATCGGCGTGATGACGATTATTGCCATCGTATCGTTGATCACCGGGATGAACCAATACGTCGCCGCCCAGATCTCTTCCCTGGGTGGCTCCACGTTCATCATCGAGAGGGAGGGACTGATCACCTCCGAGGAGCAGTGGCTGGCGACCTTCAAACGCAAGAAGCTGACGGTCGCAGACATGGAGGCGATCGCGAATTCCTGCACCAATTGCCAGGCAGTCGGCGGGCGGCTGATCACCGTGCGCCAGGTCAAGTACGGCAATCGGTTCCTCGATGACGTCTACATCATGGGGTCGACCGCCAATTTCCCTGCCATCGTCGATTTCGACATCGAGAACGGGCACTACCCGACCGAATCGGACAATGAGCACCGGCGGCCCGTGGCGTTCATCGGGTATGACCTGATCGACAACCTCTTTCCGGGGATCTCGCACCTGGGCGGCACCATCAAGGTCTCCGGACAGGAGTACACCGTCATCGGCAACGGGAACCGGCGGGGATCGTCGTTCGGACAGAGCCGCGACAACTATGTGATCATTCCTCTGTCCGTCTTCGAGAAGCAGTTCGGCACGCGCCGCTCGCTGGACATCTTTGTGAAGGCGTATGACTACGAACGCCTGCCGGCGGCGCAGGACGAGGCCCGCGTGGTCATGCGGGCCCGCCATAAACTGGCCTATGATAAGGAGGATGACTTCGGCATGTACACCGCCGGAGACATCATGAGCATATGGGAGAACTTCTCGCGCGGGGCCTTCATCGTGATGATCGGGATTTCTTCGATTGCGCTCGTCGTCGGCGGTATTGTCATCATGAACATCATGCTGGTTTCGGTGACCGAGAGGACGCGTGAGATTGGCATTCGCAAGGCGATCGGGGCGCGCAAGGCCAACATCATGTGGCAGTTTCTCTCCGAGTCGCTGACCTTGGCCATCGTCGGCGGCGCCATCGGCGTCGCCGGTGGCGTCGCGGCCGGCTGGGGTTTGGCCAAGCTCTCCGGGCTTCCCATGGGGATCGAGTTGTGGTCGATCATCGCCGGGATCGGCGTCTCGGGCGGCGTGGGCACCCTGTTCGGCGTCTATCCGGCCATGAAGGCCGCGCGTCTCGACCCGATCGAGGCGCTCCGCTACGAGTAG
- a CDS encoding ABC transporter permease encodes MAAIGWFEFREAIGMALAAIRAHKLRSSLTVLGVMIGVSSVIGMVSLITGLNNSMARQIESLGSNAIYVAKWKPGIQIGRRSSAERNRKGITYEDAEAILEHCSLIDVVSPENHYWMRPSGNTARYAGHDAMRPDFLGALPAYAIINNTEMAEGRFITEIDNHFRRMVCVVGSDVAEALFPGLDPIGKDILVNNRQYQVIGVAAKREALLGESMNNYILIPYNTFAKLHPWEKELWLECHTKDAAMIPAAIDQITELMRRRRGIPYDKPEDFAVFTQEDIYQQYRQITGMIYLAMTVISSIGLMVGGVGVMNIMLVSVTERTREIGVRKAVGARRKNIVWQFLIEAMTLSGVGGVVGIVVGLGIGVLIDKLSPLPAAVSFPWVMIAFTVSVMVGLVFGIYPAYRAARVDPIVSLRYE; translated from the coding sequence ATGGCAGCCATCGGCTGGTTTGAATTCCGCGAAGCGATCGGAATGGCCCTGGCCGCCATCCGTGCCCACAAGCTTCGCTCATCCTTGACCGTGCTCGGGGTCATGATCGGCGTCAGCTCCGTGATCGGCATGGTGTCTTTGATCACTGGGTTGAACAACTCCATGGCGCGGCAGATAGAATCTCTGGGATCGAATGCTATCTACGTCGCAAAGTGGAAGCCGGGGATCCAAATCGGGCGACGGTCTTCGGCCGAGCGGAATCGCAAGGGCATCACCTACGAGGATGCCGAGGCGATCCTGGAGCACTGCTCCCTCATTGATGTCGTCTCTCCCGAGAATCACTATTGGATGCGTCCCTCGGGGAATACGGCCCGGTACGCGGGACATGATGCCATGCGGCCCGATTTCCTCGGTGCCCTGCCGGCCTATGCCATCATCAACAACACCGAGATGGCCGAGGGCCGGTTCATCACCGAGATCGACAATCACTTCCGCCGGATGGTGTGTGTCGTCGGATCCGATGTCGCCGAGGCCCTCTTCCCAGGGCTCGATCCGATCGGCAAGGACATCCTGGTGAATAACCGGCAATACCAGGTCATCGGCGTCGCCGCCAAACGCGAGGCACTGCTGGGCGAGTCGATGAACAACTACATTCTGATCCCCTACAATACCTTTGCCAAGCTCCACCCTTGGGAGAAGGAACTGTGGCTGGAGTGCCACACCAAAGATGCGGCGATGATCCCGGCGGCGATCGATCAGATCACCGAGCTGATGCGTCGGCGCCGCGGCATCCCCTATGACAAACCGGAGGACTTCGCGGTCTTCACGCAGGAGGACATCTACCAGCAATACCGTCAGATCACCGGGATGATCTACTTGGCGATGACCGTGATTTCGTCCATCGGGCTGATGGTCGGCGGCGTCGGCGTCATGAACATCATGCTGGTGTCGGTCACGGAACGGACCCGTGAGATTGGGGTGCGCAAGGCAGTCGGCGCCCGTCGCAAGAACATCGTCTGGCAGTTCCTGATCGAGGCGATGACCCTCTCCGGAGTCGGCGGCGTGGTGGGGATCGTCGTTGGGCTCGGTATCGGCGTCTTGATCGACAAGCTCAGTCCGCTTCCGGCCGCCGTGTCCTTCCCGTGGGTCATGATTGCCTTCACCGTCTCGGTCATGGTCGGGCTTGTCTTCGGAATCTACCCCGCCTACCGGGCCGCCCGGGTCGATCCCATCGTCAGTCTCCGATACGAGTAG
- a CDS encoding GWxTD domain-containing protein, whose protein sequence is MAQPEFSGLPAPGAPVFDLDWAAFRAPGSDSALLEVYYRITNPHLSYVRRPPRPGEATGADTGMAKAENYVAAYEITAIVSSSDDRQVATMSARENYSLSSFAETRNPSGFLVNLLQATVPPADLDLTATLTDRIAGSTHTLSRPVDLRPMSGGRWVLGGPEFFDPDAVAPPEPRFHRTGSGLVPNVTRAFSGNTDRVAFYAEVYADAFPAARALRVEVNQRLGHHHLLDTVPLAVGQGVIPVIYRSPLPGFATGEARLHLTVVDSLGRELNEPLETSFWIDWSMSSLVSDNWEEAVDMLVHIAGADELKKLRNTPPDQREAAFTAFWKSKDPTPETEENEWEEEYYRRIRFADLRFSTPLRRGWKTDFGMVYVRYGEPDEIERHPFERGSKPYQIWYYYGQRRRFVFVDAKGNGEYELQYPYDGIVR, encoded by the coding sequence ATGGCCCAGCCCGAATTTTCCGGCCTGCCCGCACCGGGAGCGCCGGTGTTCGACCTCGACTGGGCGGCCTTTCGGGCACCGGGATCCGACAGTGCTCTACTGGAAGTCTATTATCGCATCACGAATCCTCACCTCTCATATGTTCGCCGGCCGCCACGACCGGGAGAGGCGACCGGAGCGGACACGGGCATGGCCAAGGCGGAGAACTATGTCGCCGCCTACGAGATCACGGCCATCGTGTCCTCATCCGACGATCGCCAGGTCGCGACCATGAGCGCCCGCGAGAATTACTCCTTGAGTAGTTTCGCCGAAACCCGCAACCCGTCCGGGTTTCTGGTCAACTTGCTCCAGGCAACGGTCCCGCCCGCGGACCTGGACCTAACTGCCACTCTGACAGATCGCATTGCCGGGAGCACACACACGCTCTCCCGACCGGTTGACCTGCGCCCGATGTCGGGGGGCCGGTGGGTGCTGGGCGGGCCCGAGTTCTTTGACCCCGATGCGGTGGCGCCCCCGGAACCGCGCTTCCACCGCACCGGGAGCGGCTTGGTACCCAACGTGACACGGGCGTTCTCGGGCAACACAGATCGCGTCGCCTTCTACGCCGAAGTCTACGCCGATGCCTTCCCGGCCGCACGTGCCCTACGGGTTGAGGTGAACCAGCGCCTCGGCCATCATCATCTCCTCGACACCGTGCCTCTGGCCGTCGGTCAGGGAGTCATCCCGGTCATCTATCGGAGTCCGCTCCCGGGATTCGCCACCGGGGAAGCTCGACTCCACCTCACGGTCGTCGATTCTCTTGGTCGCGAGCTCAACGAGCCGCTGGAGACGAGCTTCTGGATCGACTGGTCGATGTCGTCTCTCGTGTCGGACAACTGGGAGGAGGCGGTCGACATGCTGGTTCATATTGCCGGGGCCGACGAACTGAAAAAGCTGAGGAATACGCCTCCGGACCAGCGGGAAGCAGCGTTTACCGCTTTCTGGAAATCCAAGGACCCGACTCCGGAAACGGAGGAAAACGAGTGGGAGGAGGAGTATTACCGGCGGATCCGATTCGCCGACCTGCGTTTTTCGACCCCTCTACGGCGCGGATGGAAAACCGATTTCGGGATGGTGTACGTGCGCTACGGCGAGCCCGACGAGATCGAGCGGCATCCGTTCGAGCGCGGCAGCAAACCATATCAGATTTGGTACTACTACGGACAGCGGCGCCGTTTTGTCTTCGTGGATGCCAAGGGAAACGGCGAGTACGAACTCCAGTATCCGTACGACGGCATCGTGCGGTAG
- a CDS encoding GWxTD domain-containing protein, translated as MMDRRQLRNPTGWRICPRWLALGVVALLGATLPGDGHAYEGSGALRFWTDCAVFRMATGSSNGYAEFYFEIKRVDLTFRRVDDRLRADVHTWVHVSDSAGVPVDSVGGAFIAVVGDSAEVADEGYTLFFARALELRPGAYRARVVLTDLATKKASETEFPFRVVDFNADGLLLSDVELGYDVREVAPDTVMRPYDVLVKNQYKVYPDCRALVGATRPRLFFYFEAYNLSYDPTRNDLYNVEFTLVPTDGSSVRTLGVQSIAKPGTSAVLAKSVGVRDLPTGLYRLRATITDPVTAQAATVEKPFQVVSPPADTLTQDDIQRLRDIITYIGTPSELTAFESLGSVGKRNFMVRFWQDRDPSPGTPVNEFRDEHLRRMNHANERFSVGFRERNDGWRTDRGRVYVVYGPPDHIERWPFTSDRPAAERWNYEQLPAQGAVFFLFVDEGGYGDYNLVHSNARGERRDPAWERILEEGAFDSPR; from the coding sequence ATGATGGATCGACGCCAATTGCGGAATCCCACAGGGTGGCGGATCTGCCCGCGCTGGTTGGCATTGGGAGTCGTGGCACTGCTGGGGGCCACCCTTCCCGGAGACGGCCACGCGTATGAGGGCAGCGGTGCCCTGCGCTTCTGGACCGACTGTGCCGTCTTTCGTATGGCTACCGGTTCTTCCAATGGGTACGCCGAGTTCTATTTTGAGATCAAACGTGTCGATCTGACATTCCGGCGAGTCGACGACCGCCTCCGGGCCGATGTGCACACGTGGGTCCATGTGTCGGATTCCGCCGGTGTGCCGGTCGACTCCGTCGGTGGGGCCTTCATTGCCGTCGTCGGTGATTCCGCCGAGGTGGCCGATGAAGGATACACGCTGTTCTTCGCGCGGGCGCTCGAACTCCGTCCGGGAGCGTACCGGGCGCGCGTTGTCTTGACCGATCTGGCCACCAAGAAGGCCTCCGAGACCGAGTTCCCATTCCGGGTCGTCGATTTCAACGCCGACGGACTCCTGCTTTCCGACGTGGAGCTCGGCTACGATGTCCGCGAGGTCGCCCCCGACACGGTCATGCGTCCCTATGACGTTCTGGTGAAGAACCAGTATAAGGTCTATCCGGACTGCCGGGCACTGGTGGGGGCGACACGTCCGCGGCTGTTCTTCTATTTCGAGGCCTACAATCTCTCCTATGATCCGACGCGCAACGACCTCTACAACGTGGAATTCACGCTCGTCCCGACCGACGGATCGTCGGTGCGGACACTGGGCGTTCAATCGATCGCCAAACCCGGCACCTCCGCGGTGCTGGCCAAGTCCGTCGGCGTCCGCGACCTTCCCACCGGTTTGTATCGCTTGCGCGCCACGATCACCGATCCGGTTACGGCACAGGCGGCAACCGTTGAGAAGCCGTTTCAGGTTGTCTCGCCTCCGGCCGACACTCTGACACAGGACGACATCCAGCGTCTGCGGGACATCATCACCTACATCGGCACGCCCTCGGAACTGACGGCTTTCGAGTCGCTCGGCTCGGTCGGGAAGCGCAATTTCATGGTCCGATTCTGGCAGGATCGCGATCCTTCGCCCGGCACACCGGTCAATGAGTTTCGCGATGAGCATCTCCGCCGGATGAACCATGCCAACGAGCGCTTCTCCGTGGGGTTCCGCGAGCGCAACGACGGATGGCGCACGGACCGCGGTCGGGTGTATGTGGTCTACGGACCGCCCGATCATATTGAGCGCTGGCCCTTCACATCGGATCGTCCTGCGGCCGAGCGATGGAACTACGAACAACTGCCGGCTCAGGGGGCCGTCTTCTTCCTGTTTGTGGATGAGGGCGGATACGGTGACTACAACCTTGTTCATTCCAACGCGCGCGGCGAGCGACGCGATCCTGCCTGGGAACGTATCCTGGAGGAGGGCGCCTTTGACAGCCCGCGCTGA
- a CDS encoding ATP-binding cassette domain-containing protein, with amino-acid sequence MIEVQDLRKVFHDKKRGEIRAVDGVDFRSDRGEIFGLLGLNGAGKTTTLRLLATMLRPDGGSIRVGGVDAVAQPEAVRAQIGFLTGSTGLYWRLTPREILVYFGRLAGMDRDTIRRRSDELIARLGMEEFADRRVDKLSSGQKQRASIARTLIHDPPVLILDEPTIGLDVVTSRAIVEFIAEARRAGKCVIFSTHIMHEAAKLCDRIGIIHEGRMRISGTLSEFRTRTGKSDLDDVFVAALEKEVGR; translated from the coding sequence ATGATTGAGGTGCAGGATCTACGCAAGGTCTTTCACGACAAGAAGCGCGGCGAAATACGCGCCGTAGATGGGGTGGACTTCCGCAGTGATCGCGGCGAGATCTTCGGTCTCCTGGGGCTCAATGGCGCCGGTAAGACCACGACCCTGCGTCTGCTGGCCACGATGTTGCGCCCCGATGGCGGGAGCATACGCGTCGGCGGCGTCGATGCGGTCGCGCAACCCGAAGCGGTTCGCGCCCAGATCGGATTCTTGACCGGATCGACGGGGCTATATTGGAGACTCACTCCCCGGGAGATCCTCGTGTATTTCGGCCGACTGGCCGGCATGGACAGGGACACCATCCGGCGGCGGAGCGACGAGTTGATTGCCCGTCTCGGCATGGAGGAGTTTGCCGACCGCCGTGTCGACAAGCTGTCATCGGGACAGAAGCAGCGCGCCTCCATCGCCCGCACCTTGATCCACGATCCCCCCGTGCTGATCCTGGATGAGCCGACGATCGGACTGGACGTGGTCACTTCACGGGCCATCGTTGAGTTCATCGCCGAGGCACGGCGCGCTGGCAAGTGCGTGATCTTCTCCACCCACATCATGCACGAGGCGGCGAAGCTCTGTGATCGCATCGGCATCATCCACGAGGGGCGCATGCGAATCTCGGGCACGCTGTCGGAGTTTCGCACCCGCACCGGAAAATCCGATCTCGACGATGTCTTCGTGGCCGCTCTGGAGAAGGAGGTGGGACGATGA
- a CDS encoding ABC transporter permease subunit, with product MSLRGAAVVYGKELKDVTRDRRTIISMVLVPILFYPLISIGLGSLIASQIQKTRAAQQRILVLPERSDPDLLASLAAAPQLELVPVDSVRTGLLRQASPDSVGQRESIGRLFSSADPGAITDSLKARLYFAAISAKWVRAVVELPPDFAARLRTGDSAVFGVYTDETDLKSETAGDLVRKWANGVRDSIVGQRLTASGMDRRILTPFTVAAFDVAPKAKKTGYIAAMFLPYMLMILTLTGGMYPALDITAGEKERNTLETLLAAPVARWQLAIGKFLTVLTAGFITMLLATASMTISMGIGGMQFSSREAGEVPTVFAPATVGWMILLMLPMAVLFSALLIAVSISARSYKEGQSYVTPLLMVVIMPAMVSFIPGVELNWSLAWVPVVNLCLTLKDVLMGTIRPALFAAVLFTTVVYAGFCLFVAARVFERESVLFRT from the coding sequence ATGAGTCTGCGGGGCGCAGCCGTGGTGTACGGCAAAGAGCTGAAGGACGTGACCCGTGATCGTCGCACGATCATCTCCATGGTCTTGGTTCCGATTCTCTTCTATCCTCTCATCTCCATCGGTCTGGGATCCCTCATCGCATCTCAGATCCAGAAGACGCGTGCCGCCCAGCAGCGCATCCTGGTCTTGCCGGAACGGAGTGACCCTGATCTTCTTGCCTCGCTGGCCGCCGCGCCCCAGCTCGAGCTGGTGCCTGTCGATTCGGTGCGGACCGGTCTTCTGCGCCAGGCCAGTCCCGACTCCGTTGGGCAGCGCGAGTCGATCGGGCGGCTGTTCTCCTCCGCCGATCCGGGAGCGATCACGGACTCGCTGAAGGCGCGCCTCTACTTCGCCGCCATCAGCGCCAAATGGGTGCGAGCCGTCGTCGAATTGCCCCCAGACTTCGCGGCGCGGCTGCGGACGGGGGATTCGGCCGTATTCGGCGTTTACACCGATGAAACCGACCTCAAGAGTGAAACGGCAGGGGATCTGGTTCGCAAGTGGGCCAATGGCGTGCGGGACTCGATCGTCGGCCAGCGCCTGACGGCGTCAGGAATGGATCGCCGCATCCTCACCCCCTTCACGGTCGCCGCATTCGACGTGGCGCCCAAAGCCAAGAAGACCGGGTACATTGCCGCGATGTTTCTTCCCTATATGCTGATGATCCTGACCTTGACCGGGGGCATGTACCCGGCGCTGGACATCACAGCCGGTGAGAAGGAGCGCAACACGCTCGAAACTCTCCTCGCCGCCCCGGTGGCACGATGGCAGCTCGCCATTGGGAAGTTCCTCACGGTGCTGACGGCCGGGTTCATCACGATGCTGTTGGCCACCGCCTCCATGACCATTAGCATGGGGATCGGTGGCATGCAGTTCTCCTCGCGGGAAGCCGGCGAAGTGCCGACGGTGTTCGCGCCGGCGACCGTGGGGTGGATGATTCTGCTGATGCTTCCCATGGCCGTCCTGTTCTCCGCGCTGCTAATCGCCGTCTCGATCTCCGCCCGCAGCTACAAGGAGGGCCAGAGCTACGTCACGCCACTGCTCATGGTTGTCATCATGCCGGCCATGGTCAGTTTCATTCCCGGAGTCGAGCTCAATTGGTCTCTGGCTTGGGTGCCGGTCGTCAATCTGTGTCTGACCCTGAAGGATGTTCTCATGGGGACGATCCGACCGGCGCTGTTTGCCGCGGTGCTGTTCACGACCGTCGTGTACGCCGGTTTCTGTCTCTTCGTCGCAGCCCGTGTCTTTGAGCGGGAATCCGTGTTGTTCCGCACGTAG